The proteins below come from a single Oncorhynchus keta strain PuntledgeMale-10-30-2019 chromosome 1, Oket_V2, whole genome shotgun sequence genomic window:
- the efcab7 gene encoding EF-hand calcium-binding domain-containing protein 7: MSLQASSQSIGMQKCTDEETFYMHCRAAYLTVFRSSLASISSKHQLCRVLQQAGRNPSQATLNKHWTPSTTKLNFDDFCEIVKNERPTEVHELMRAFRKMDINGDGYISHNELHIVLTSRGEKMAAKEVDAIFSLADTNKDGKLDYAEFCRLLESTAEQCQIAALERLEADAKLKRQNFGNELDSPPKSLASTAVTVPQPPHKTEPDITLKKDSRSSSRPSSARSRRSSLSNAITMAASNTKSVKLAEPTSIQDWHHTCMKGSFFLEEDGGITSLQYRLTVPQTATVYLTIRPLNLSQRLEKPSSWMSVDTAVFVVSGKDTKEDSTLVCFTESRDKEKCCWKGELSAGTYCLLPFTTSCRLRKRTRKSVSKPVTLVNRTDTGELDLTRDFRGALSDIFEVIDLDGNGLLSLEEYNFFELRTSGENCDEEAWAVCKENFDTRKNQLSRQGFMELNLMEASERGGDPTDLWVTLEAMGYNRNLEMVEACPFLIDVYCEEGQCTLQPVSLESGHRILNTALQRSITARSEVKTLRGQENILVYTYRGEHRISTVIANKTNQKVTVHVNNEQSKNCSSSRGMSVFAVEVPARTKMVCQHVLPINEHQEWTYSCVESIIPCQ, from the exons ATGTCTCTACAGGCATCTTCTCAGTCTATCGGGATGCAGAAATGTACTGATGAGGAAACGTTCTACATGCACTGCAGAGCTGCCTACCTGACTGTATTTAGGTCTAGTCTGGCCAGTATCAGCTCCAAACATCAGCTATGCCGTG TTCTCCAGCAGGCAGGCAGAAATCCATCCCAGGCAACTCTCAACAAACACTGGACCCCAAGTACCACTAAGCTGAACTTTGATGATTTCTGTGAGATAGTGAAGAATGAGAGGCCGACAGAGGTGCACGAGTTGATGAGAGCCTTCAGAAAGATGGACATTAATGGAGATGGCTATATCTCACACAATGAACTACACATAGTCCTCACTTCA AGAGGTGAAAAGATGGCTGCCAAGGAGGTGGATGCCATTTTTTCATTAGCTGATACCAACAAAGATGGCAAATTGGACTATGCCGAG TTCTGCAGACTGTTGGAGTCCACGGCAGAGCAGTGTCAGATTGCAGCTCTGGAGAGACTGGAGGCTGATGCCAAGCTGAAGAGGCAGAACTTTGGCAATGAGTTAGACAGCCCTCCAAAGAGCTTAGCGTCCACCGCTGTGACTGTCCCCCAGCCACCTCACAAAACCGAGCCGGACATCACACTGAAGAAAG ACAGCAGATCGTCGTCCCGGCCCTCCTCAGCTCGCAGTAGACGGTCGTCACTGTCTAACGCCATCACCATGGCAGCCAGCAACACTAAGAGCGTCAAGCTGGCAGAGCCCACATCTATACAG GACTGGCATCACACCTGTATGAAGGGCAGTTTCTTCCTTGAGGAGGATGGAGGCATCACGTCCCTGCAATACCGTCTCACCGTCCCCCAGACAGCCACCGTCTACCTCACCATCAgacctctcaaccttagccagaGACTTG AAAAGCCCTCATCCTGGATGTCGGTGGACACAGCTGTCtttgtggtgtcaggaaaagaCACTAAAGAGGACTCCACTTTGGTGTGTTTCACTGAGTCAAGAGACAAAGAG AAGTGTTGCTGGAAGGGGGAGCTGAGTGCTGGTACCTACTGCCTCCTTCCCTTCACCACGAGCTGTAGGCTGAGGAAGAGGACCAGGAAGAGTGTGTCTAAACCTGTCACGCTGGTCAACAGGACTGACACGGGGGAGCTGGACCTCACTAGGGACTTCAG GGGGGCGCTGTCTGATATCTTTGAGGTGATAGACCTGGATGGGAACGGCCTCCTCAGTCTGGAGGAGTACAACTTCTTTGAGCTCAGGACCAGTGGAGAGAACTGTGATGAGGAAGCATGGGCTGTCTGCAAAG AGAACTTTGACACCCGGAAGAACCAGCTCAGTCGTCAGGGCTTCATGGAGCTCAACCTGATGGAGGCCAGCGAGAGGGGGGGAGACCCCACAGACCTCTGGGTAACGCTGGAGGCCATGGGCTACAACCGCAATCTGGAGATGGTGGAG GCATGTCCGTTCCTGATAGATGTTTACTGTGAGGAGGGTCAGTGTACTCTGCAGCCGGTCAGTCTGGAGTCAGGCCACAGGATCCTGAACACAGCCCTGCAGAGGTCCATCACGGCCAGGTCAGAGGTCAAAACCCTCAGGGGTCAGGAGAACATCCTGGTCTACACCTACAGAGGAGAACATAGGATCTCCACCGTCATCGCCAACAAG ACCAACCAGAAGGTGACGGTGCACGTGAACAACGAGCAGAGTAAGaactgcagcagcagcagagggATGAGTGTGTTCGCTGTGGAGGTCCCTGCTAGAACCAAGATG GTGTGCCAGCATGTCCTGCCCATCAACGAGCACCAGGAGTGGACCTACAGCTGTGTGGAGAGCATTATACCATGCCAGTGA